Proteins encoded in a region of the Salvelinus sp. IW2-2015 linkage group LG27, ASM291031v2, whole genome shotgun sequence genome:
- the LOC111953676 gene encoding transmembrane protein 198, translated as MTSTLQTLGLKLAPPPQDLNPERLDGCEETGRRYKVVPSVVCSMCCLFGIIYCFFGYRCFKAVMFLTGLMFGSIVIFMLCYKERVLDTQLSVEASVGIGLGIGTLCGLVTMLVRSVGLFMVGLLLGLLVAVATLVGMEELSNSPPRSVWVPLGVLLGLGMLFAVLTLQWQRFFTTVSTAVFGAAVITVALDYFVELFALVLYLYERVKAAPRGRPVCWITWVVLGVWPVLTLLGVLIQWKVTAEGYSHTKVIISRQQRRVQLMRIRQKEERRDRSRKKKNKQQRDSTHSSHPPKPLHPEPAYRRKPNPIRRFDGDVLSPSYIQSFRDRQVEARPYPGGGRLMGGGGAHTSVDVDYDCGSTTPLTAAAGPLLRV; from the exons ATGACGTCCACGCTGCAAACGCTGGGGCTCAAACTGGCCCCGCCCCCTCAGGACCTAAACCCTGAGCGGTTGGACGGCTGCGAGGAGACGGGCCGGCGCTATAAAGTGGTTCCATCCGTCGTGTGCTCCATGTGTTGCCTCTTCGGCATCATCTACTGCTTCTTTG ggtaCCGTTGTTTCAAGGCGGTGATGTTCCTGACGGGCCTGATGTTCGGCTCCATCGTCATCTTCATGTTGTGTTATAAGGAGCGCGTCCTGGACACCCAGCTCAGTGTTGAGGCCTCTGTGGGCATCGGCCTGGGCATCGGCACCCTCTGCGGCCTGGTCACCATGCTGGTTCGCTCCGTGGGTCTCTTCATGGTGGGTCTCCTCCTGGGCCTCTTGGTGGCTGTGGCTACCCTGGTGGGCATGGAAGAGCTGTCGAACAGCCCCCCGAGGTCGGTCTGGGTCCCCCTGGGGGTGCTGCTTGGCCTGGGCATGCTGTTTGCCGTTCTCACCCTCCAATGGCAGCGTTTCTTCACCACCGTGTCCACGGCCGTGTTCGGGGCAGCGGTGATCACCGTGGCGCTGGACTACTTTGTGGAGCTGTTTGCCCTGGTGTTGTACCTGTATGAGAGGGTGAAAGCAGCGCCCAGAGGGAGACCCGTCTGCTGGATCACCTGGGTGGTGCTGGGGGTGTGGCCTGTTCTGACGCTCCTGGGGGTGCTAATACAGTGGAAGGTGACAGCAGAGGGATACTCCCACACCAAGG tgatAATCAGTCGTCAGCAGCGGCGGGTCCAGCTGATGCGTATCCGTCAAAAGGAGGAGCGGAGGGACCGCAGcaggaagaagaagaacaagCAACAGAGAGACTCCACCCACAGCTCTCACCCTCCCAAACCCCTGCACCCCGAGCCCGCCTATCGCAGGAAACCCAACCCTATACGACGCTTTGACGGGGACGTCCTATCGCCT agttACATCCAGAGTTTCCGGGACAGGCAGGTGGAGGCTAGGCCGTATCCTGGAGGGGGCAGACTGATGGGGGGAGGAGGGGCTCACACCAGTGTGGATGTGGACTATGACTGTGGCTCCACCACGCCCCTCACTGCGGCTGCAGGCCCCTTACTACGAGTCTGA